From a single Ascaphus truei isolate aAscTru1 chromosome 2, aAscTru1.hap1, whole genome shotgun sequence genomic region:
- the ARL4A gene encoding ADP-ribosylation factor-like protein 4A has product MGNGLSEQTPILSGLPSFQAFHIVILGLDCAGKTTVLYRLQFNEFVNTVPTKGFNAEKIKVPLGNSKTVTFHFWDVGGQEKLRPLWKSYTRCTDGIVFVVDSVDTERMEEAKTELYKITKISENQGVPVLIVANKQDLRNSLSLSDIEKMLALNELSSSTPWHLQPTCAIIGDGLREGLEKLYDMIIKRRKILRQQKKKR; this is encoded by the coding sequence ATGGGTAATGGACTTTCAGAACAAACTCCTATTCTCTCCGGCTTACCTTCTTTCCAAGCTTTTCACATTGTTATCCTGGGCTTGGACTGTGCGGGAAAAACAACTGTTTTATACAGGTTACAATTCAATGAATTTGTGAACACTGTTCCTACCAAAGGATTTAATGCAGAGAAGATTAAAGTGCCGCTGGGTAACTCCAAAACCGTGACTTTCCACTTTTGGGATGTAGGTGGGCAGGAAAAGCTAAGACCTCTTTGGAAGTCATATACAAGGTGCACAGATGGGATTGTATTTGTGGTGGACTCTGTGGACACTGAAAGGATGGAAGAAGCAAAAACTGAACTGTATAAAATCACCAAGATATCAGAGAACCAGGGAGTTCCTGTCCTAATAGTTGCTAACAAACAGGACCTCCGGAACTCCCTGTCTCTATCAGATATTGAGAAGATGTTGGCACTGAATGAGCTGAGTTCATCAACTCCTTGGCATCTACAGCCTACATGTGCAATCATAGGAGATGGACTAAGGGAGGGATTAGAAAAGCTATACGATATGATTATTAAGAGAAGAAAAATTCTCAGGCAGCAGAAGAAGAAGAGATGA